From Solibacillus isronensis, the proteins below share one genomic window:
- a CDS encoding TetR/AcrR family transcriptional regulator, which produces MKEVKVDPRIRRTRKLIMDAFIELSSQKEFKDITVKDITAEAMINRATFYYHFEDIYELLDKSLSEVLLVNLDCETYKSSELNEEVVCSIFKAITDFQMSLSTRCHRGYEDTIARIIREQLEIIFYQMLLKQRANEDMQALKLTALMLSWGIYGASVEWKRSGEKVEPETYIKSVIPYIMSGISGM; this is translated from the coding sequence ATGAAGGAAGTAAAAGTTGATCCTAGAATACGTCGTACACGTAAACTAATAATGGATGCTTTTATAGAACTTTCAAGTCAGAAGGAATTTAAGGATATAACGGTGAAGGATATTACAGCTGAGGCGATGATTAACCGTGCAACTTTCTATTATCATTTTGAAGATATTTACGAACTTTTGGATAAATCATTATCGGAAGTATTATTAGTTAATTTAGACTGTGAGACGTACAAAAGCAGTGAACTAAATGAAGAAGTGGTATGCAGCATTTTCAAGGCTATTACAGATTTCCAAATGTCACTATCTACACGTTGCCATCGGGGGTATGAAGATACGATTGCTCGAATTATCAGGGAACAGCTTGAAATTATTTTTTATCAAATGCTCCTTAAACAGCGTGCCAATGAAGATATGCAAGCATTAAAGCTTACGGCACTCATGTTGAGCTGGGGGATATACGGAGCTTCTGTGGAGTGGAAAAGAAGCGGTGAAAAAGTTGAACCGGAAACCTATATTAAATCAGTAATACCATATATCATGTCTGGAATTAGCGGCATGTGA